Proteins encoded by one window of Rutidosis leptorrhynchoides isolate AG116_Rl617_1_P2 chromosome 7, CSIRO_AGI_Rlap_v1, whole genome shotgun sequence:
- the LOC139857460 gene encoding uncharacterized protein, whose protein sequence is MAAASSSRAILLSRFADLSVFHHHQPPPYSHHLLIRPLPPSLSVATTSSKKRVAVVSCLISGVDGGGVSDDFVSTRRSVSFDREFSVIANMLKKIEPLDTSVISKGVSDSAKDSMKQTISTMLGLLPSDQFSVMIRVSKRPLERLLSSSLITGYTLWNAEYRIMLMRNFEISSFNDSKRLNSGEDCDAVEENVDKSECLCDNVMMECCTEESERLNLQGCLGDLSPEVMNYINQLESELSTAKKELHSRKQENMQIENTRETDNDLLKYLRSLDPDMVHELSRPSSSEVAEVIRELVQCTSRRFFKEDTASESGVSDIVSQENYPNDDDNFHDTIGTSRDYLAKMLFWCMLLGHHLRGLENRLHLSCAVGLL, encoded by the exons ATGGCGGCAGCTTCATCATCTAGGGCTATCTTACTATCTCGATTCGCCGATCTCTCAGTcttccaccaccaccaaccaccgccGTACTCTCACCACCTCCTCATCCGTCCATTACCGCCGTCGTTATCCGTCGCCACCACTTCCTCGAAGAAACGTGTTGCCGTCGTCAGCTGTCTTATATCCGGCGTAGACGGCGGCGGTGTATCCGATGACTTTGTATCTACTCGTAGGTCTGTATCGTTTGACCGTGAATTCTCCGTTATTGCAAATATGTTGAAGAAGATCGAGCCGTTGGATACTTCGGTGATATCGAAAGGTGTTTCTGATTCCGCTAAGGATTCGATGAAACAGACGATTTCAACGATGTTAGGTTTGCTTCCTTCGGATCAGTTTTCTGTTATGATTAGGGTTTCGAAACGTCCGCTTGAACGATTGCTATCTTCTTCGTTAATCACAGG GTATACGTTGTGGAATGCGGAGTATAGGATAATGTTGATGAGGAACTTTGAAATATCATCATTTAATGATTCAAAAAGGCTGAATTCAGGTGAGGATTGTGACGCCGTTGAGGAGAACGTTGATAAAAGTGAATGTTTGTGTGATAATGTTATGATGGAGTGTTGTACGGAAGAATCTGAGAGATTGAATCTTCAAGGTTGTTTGGGTGATTTGTCACCTGAAGTTATGAATTACATTAACCAGTTGGAATCAGAGCTATCTACAGCTAAGAAG GAACTGCACTCCAGGAAACAGGAAAATATGCAAATAGAAAATACTAGGGAAACAGACAATGACCTTTTGAAGTACTTGCGGTCATTGGATCCTGACATG GTGCACGAACTATCTAGACCATCATCTTCAGAGGTAGCTGAAGTTATACGAGAACTTGTACAGTGTACATCTCGAAGGTTCTTTAAGGAAGATACTGCCTCTGAGAGTGGAGTTTCAGACATAGTAAGCCAGGAAAATTACCCAAATGACGATGATAATTTTCATGACACCATAGGGACTTCACGAGATTACCTAGCAAAGATGCTTTTCTG GTGTATGCTTTTGGGCCATCACTTGAGAGGCTTGGAGAACAGATTACATCTGAGCTGTGCAGTGGGCTTGTTGTGA
- the LOC139858320 gene encoding E2F transcription factor-like E2FF: protein MASLHDSESKNPNSSIYSRKDKSLGVLCSNFLRLYNREGVECIGLDNAANQLGVERRRIYDIVNILESVGVLTRKAKNQYNWKGFTAIPLALEVLRKKAFTDNYKVSHYCSFASDGTENDSRNSFNSSNSNIDRNNTKSSGSSKSENNRKEKSLGLLTQNFIKLFISSNADLISLDTAATALLGDVHDPTAMRTKVRRLYDIANVFQSMNLLEKVRHPESGKPAFRWLGVKGYPGSKASPLDATNSKQRAFGTDITNSVDLKRNHTDSVSDWSSKDVTVAMHGNIDFLKVECDENITGQRSSKEFVFGPFTPATAHKVGTSGNKKLKLDQDWENLADIYRPQYRNKALIDLLGHYSGAWKSWYVEAAEKKQIKSAS, encoded by the exons ATGGCATCACTTCACGATTCCGAATCTAAAAACCCCAATTCTTCCATCTACAGCCGTAAAGACAAATCTCTCGGCGTCTTATGCTCCAA TTTTTTGAGATTGTATAATCGCGAAGGTGTTGAATGTATCGGACTTGACAACGCTGCTAATCAATTAG GTGTCGAAAGACGGAGAATATACGACATTGTCAACATATTAGAAAGCGTTGGG GTTTTGACAAGGAAAGCAAAAAATCAGTATAATTGGAAGGGATTTACTGCAATTCCTCTGGCCTTAGAAGTGCTTAGG AAGAAGGCCTTTACTGACAACTATAAAGTCTCTCATTACTGCAGCTTTGCATCT GATGGAACTGAAAATGATTCACGTAATTCTTTTAATTCAAGCAACTCGAACATTGATCGGAATAATACCAAATCATCTGGATCTTCTAAAAGTG AAAATAATAGGAAGGAAAAATCACTTGGACTTCTGACACAGAATTTCATCAAGCTATTCATATCTTCTAAT GCAGACTTGATCTCTTTGGACACTGCTGCAACAGCATTGTTGGGTGATGTACACGACCCAACAGCCATGAGAA CAAAAGTCAGGCGGTTATATGACATTGCAAATGTATTTCAATCCATGAATCTTCTTGAAAAG gtgcGCCATCCTGAGAGTGGAAAACCAGCATTTAGATGGTTAGGTGTGAAAGGATATCCGGGGTCTAAAGCTTCACCTTTAGATGCAACCAATTCAAAACAAAGAGCTTTTGGAACGGATATTACAAACAGTGTTGATTTAAAAAGAAACCATACAGATTCTGTGTCTGATTGGAGTTCAAAAGATGTGACTGTGGCAATGCATGGGAACATTGACTTTTTAAAGGTTGAATGTGATGAGAACATTACAGGTCAACGCAGCTCAAAGGAATTTGTTTTTGGCCCGTTTACACCTGCCACAGCACACAAAGTAGGAACCTCTGGGAACAAAAAGTTGAAGCTGGATCAGGACTGGGAGAACTTGGCTGATATATACCGCCCTCAATATCGCAATAAAG CTTTAATTGATCTTCTCGGGCACTATTCCGGAGCTTGGAAATCATGGTATGTTGAAGCTGCTGAGAAGAAGCAGATAAAGTCAGCTTCCTGA